ACTGGTCATGTTAATCTCAATCAGACCATTCGGTCGGTAACACTGTGATGTCTAAAGGCGAAGAAACCAAAGCTAGAATTCTGCAACAAGCAGCCGAACTGTTTAACCAACAGGGGTATGCTGGCTCCTCTATGTCAGATATCATGCGTGTGACTGGATTACAGAAAGGAGGAATTTATAATCACTTCCAAAGCAAAGATGAGCTAGCATTGCAGGCTTTTGACTTTGCGATCGCCCACATCAACCAGCATAATAGAGCAGCATTGCGAAACAAACACCATGCAGTTGAACGCTTGCAGGCAATGATTGATATCTTTCGCAACTATGTAGACAACCCACCGATTAAGGGAGGATGTCCACTACTGAATACTGCTGTTGAAAGTGATGATACTCATCCGATATTAAAAGAACGCGCTCAACAGGCGATGAACTCTTGGCGACACCTGATTTGTAGAATTCTGGAAAAGGGAATTAAAAAAGGGGAAATTCGCTCTGAGGTAAATGCTGATGAAATCGCCACCATCATCATTGCCATGTTGGAAGGAGCTATCATGATGAGCAAGTTATACGAAGATTCAGTTCATATACAAAGGGCAATTAATCATTTAAATCAATACCTAGAAAGTCATCTTTAAATATATAGTATAAAAGTCTGAGCTTACATAGCTCAAATTTTTTGCTATAAAACAGACCGGATGGTCTTAATAATCAAATTTAGTCACAATCATGCTCACAACTAACAAACAGCACAGACCACTAGAAGTAGTATTAGAAATACCTGTAAGGACATATGATATCGACTTTGCAGGAATTGTCAGCAACATTGTCTATATCAGATGGCTAGAAGATTTACGCCTAAAGTTCTTAGATGAACACTGGCAAATTGATCAACAAATGGAACAAGGATATGTACCGATTCTGGCAGGAACCGAAATTGAATATAAGCGTCCAATCAAGCTGATTGACAAAGTAATTGGACGTTTATGGCTGAGTAGCTTAGGAAGGCTGAAATGGATTGTGCAAGCTGAAATTTTATCTAATAATGAGTTGGCAGCAGTAGCAATACAAAAGGGTGCATTTGTTAATTTACAGAATAATCGTCCAATTCCAATACCAGAGGAATTGCAAAATAAATATTTAGAGTCTCAGCAAGTTATAGCAATTAGTAATTAGTGAAGAAGTTCAGGATTTTTTATGCTCAAATTTTACTACAACCCCGTATCGCCTAATGTTCGCCGTGTATGGCTCACCTTATTAGAAAAGGAAGTTCCTTTTGAGACGGTATTGGTTAAACTGGATGGTGATCAATTGCATCCAGATTTTCTAGAAATTAACCCCTTTCATCACATTCCGGTTGTGGTGGATGACGGTTTTCGAGTTGTAGAATCTCTGGCAATTCTGGACTATTTAGAAAGTAAATATCCTACACCTGCAATGCTACCTACCGAACCTCAGCAATTAGCAACAGTGCGGATGGTACAAATGGTGACAGCTAATGAATTATTCCCCAAAGTGATTTCACTGATTTATGAAAGTGAAGACTCACCACAATTTGCAGAAGCTAAACAGCATATAGATCAAGTTCTGAAATTTTTCACAGTGGCTTTAGGCACTGGCACTTTCTTTGGCAGTCAACAATTAACCTTAGCAGATATCGTTGCGGGAGCGGTAGTGCCTTTATTACCAAGGTTAGGTATCAATCTCAGTGATTACCCTGGGCTTACAGCTTGGTTTGAGCGTTTAATGCAACGCCCAGCATGGCAGAAAACAGAACTAAGTGCAGAAGATTTTGAACAATTCAAGCGGCGAGTTAGAGTTTTAGTGAAGCTGCACAGACACAAGTTGAATCGGGCAAACAAATAATATCAAGTTCGGCTAATTACTTACGATATAGTCGGTTTACTTGGTAATAGGTAATGGGTAATGGGTAATAGGTAATGGGTAATAGGTAATGGGTAATAGGTAATGGGTAATAGGTAATACTCAAAACCAATTACCAATTACCAATTACCGACCTCCACAGATATCATAAGTGTTTAAACGAACATGATATTATATCATGTCCGCTTGATTGCTTATGAAACCCGAAGAACCCCACCCCACCAAAGCTATGGTTTGTTTCCCCTCCCCGCAAGCGGGGAGGGGTTGGGGGTGGGGTGCAATGACTGTGGGAAACATAACTAATTAACCGGACTTGATATTAAGTGCTTTAGAAGCAGGCAAAATTAGAGGAGATGCCTATGCTGCTGCGTCTTCCTCTGTGATACCTGTTGCTTGGGCTGCTATTGGCAAATTGATTGGTTATGATTACCACATTAAATTCCCGAAATTCCCGTGTCTCCAGTTCCCAATACTTCATAGTAAACCTTCCACGCGCAGGACATCAAATTTGATCAGATACACAAGGGTGCGAAGTAAGAGTGTGGGAGAGACATCTGCATGTTGTTGGAGAATTGTTGCAATTGATACTGAGCCTTGTTGTGCGATCGC
Above is a window of Nostoc sp. UHCC 0702 DNA encoding:
- a CDS encoding TetR/AcrR family transcriptional regulator; translation: MSKGEETKARILQQAAELFNQQGYAGSSMSDIMRVTGLQKGGIYNHFQSKDELALQAFDFAIAHINQHNRAALRNKHHAVERLQAMIDIFRNYVDNPPIKGGCPLLNTAVESDDTHPILKERAQQAMNSWRHLICRILEKGIKKGEIRSEVNADEIATIIIAMLEGAIMMSKLYEDSVHIQRAINHLNQYLESHL
- a CDS encoding acyl-CoA thioesterase, which codes for MLTTNKQHRPLEVVLEIPVRTYDIDFAGIVSNIVYIRWLEDLRLKFLDEHWQIDQQMEQGYVPILAGTEIEYKRPIKLIDKVIGRLWLSSLGRLKWIVQAEILSNNELAAVAIQKGAFVNLQNNRPIPIPEELQNKYLESQQVIAISN
- a CDS encoding glutathione S-transferase family protein, with product MLKFYYNPVSPNVRRVWLTLLEKEVPFETVLVKLDGDQLHPDFLEINPFHHIPVVVDDGFRVVESLAILDYLESKYPTPAMLPTEPQQLATVRMVQMVTANELFPKVISLIYESEDSPQFAEAKQHIDQVLKFFTVALGTGTFFGSQQLTLADIVAGAVVPLLPRLGINLSDYPGLTAWFERLMQRPAWQKTELSAEDFEQFKRRVRVLVKLHRHKLNRANK